A single region of the Labrus bergylta chromosome 10, fLabBer1.1, whole genome shotgun sequence genome encodes:
- the ret gene encoding proto-oncogene tyrosine-protein kinase receptor Ret isoform X2 — protein MWSSCGFSRGNTVVMVAVVLLLEGATGLYFPQNEYIETVYVGQQAGTPVLQVHAMLDSQSEQPHFYLCWTSPLRRPAYSSWFNLDVNTGILSLNKTLEESDFALLSQKSWSVKKLLLHVMVLRSFTKKSQCINRNSPRIILDFVNATIPQCAQTDMKELCFPHRDTSNPHIMENRFPEALRQLRRLTRLSVCPNYTISYTVESDTPAPFIVNENTTELLVTASLDREESERYRLLLVCTVRTETVITKVETSLDVFVNDEDDNAPFVNGSDSADIIISFNRTKGGSFGTLFVFDKDLTPIYPIDQSHNKYVGTVLNSDPWIKETFDVKGTFSEKKAADGGIRETIHNYQLVLKRNLYVTENHTLQLDYLVNDTTYPGPEGTVLLHFNITILPVKIHFANITHMFTLTRRASTYAQVGRVCVENCQKFDGFTVTYRLEVPDKNVSADVQACYAAVSITQATDEMWGLLYVNDSEALRRPECQDLQYLVVAQEQNTQLEASTQIHIILDVEANKASQGDQPFLSCAENRHRGKCESVRGLGATTGRCQWRQGNEKVISENYSTCSPDLKTCPDGFCDAIESKDSSICPQDCTKETVIGGHERGLRNGIQAGYGTCYCYAERCFCEKEDVEETICDDMCKTIIATALLLSFIVSIIMSSYFIHRYHKNSPKPPIASAEMTFRRPAQAYPISFPANNIRRGSQESIETDTFKIPEDPKWEFPRKNLVLGKTLGEGEFGKVVKATAFRLKGKAGYTTVAVKMLKENASYSELRDLLSEFTLLKQVNHPHVIKMYGACSQDGPLYLIVEYAKYGSLRNFLRESRKVGPSYMGRDANRNSSYLENPDDRALTMGDLISFAWQISRGMQYLAEMKLVHRDLAARNVLVAEGRKMKISDFGLSRDVYEEDSYVKRSKGRIPVKWMAIESLFDHIYTTQSDVWSFGVLLWEIVTLGGNPYPGIAPERLFNLLKTGYRMERPENCSEEMYNLMLRCWKQEAEKRPTFSDISKELEKMMDYLDLAASTPADALLYDDALSEEDTPLVDCNNAPLPRTLPSTWIENKLYGMSYPNWPEKSPVPLIRHDATNPVFTRYANDSVYANWMALPSPAKAVDKLDS, from the exons GGGCAACTGGGCTGTACTTCCCTCAGAATGAGTATATTGAGACGGTGTATGTTGGCCAGCAGGCAGGGACTCCTGTCCTTCAGGTCCATGCCATGCTGGACAGCCAATCTGAGCAGCCACATTTCTACCTGTGCTGGACAAGCCCTCTCAGACGGCCAGCATACAGCTCCTGGTTCAATCTGGACGTCAACACTGGAATACTATCCTTGAACAAAACCCTAGAGGAGAGTGACTTTGCATTACTAT CTCAAAAGTCATGGTCTGTAAAGAAGCTGTTGCTGCATGTCATGGTGTTACGGAGCTTCACCAAGAAGTCCCAGTGCATCAACAGAAACTCCCCTCGGATCATCCTGGACTTTGTCAACGCCACAATCCCTCAATGTGCTCAGACAGACATGAAGGAACTGTGCTTCCCACATAGAGACACCTCCAACCCACACATCATGGAGAACAGGTTCCCTGAGGCCCTCCGACAACTGAGACGTCTCACCAGGCTCAGCGTCTGCCCAAACTACACCATATCTTACACTGTGGAATCAG ACACCCCAGCTCCCTTTATTGTAAATGAGAACACCACAGAGCTACTGGTGACTGCCTCATTGGACCGGGAAGAGAGTGAACGCTACAGGCTCCTGTTGGTTTGCACAGTCAGGACAGAAACAGTCATCACCAAGGTGGAAACATCACtggatgtttttgtaaatgatgAGGATGATAATGCACCTTTTGTGAATGGATCAGACTCTGCAGATATTATCATCAGCTTTAATCGGACGAAg GGTGGCTCATTCGGGACACTGTTTGTCTTTGACAAGGATTTAACCCCCATCTATCCAATAGACCAGAGTCACAATAAGTATGTAGGGACTGTGCTTAATAGTGATCCATGGATAAAGGAAACATTTGATGTAAAAGGCACCTTTAgtgaaaaaaaagctgctgatgGAGGCATTCGTGAGACCATTCACAACTACC AGCTTGTCCTGAAGAGGAACCTGTACGTGACAGAGAATCACACCCTCCAGCTGGACTATCTGGTCAATGACACCACCTACCCCGGTCCAGAGGGAACAGTGCTGCTTCACTTCAACATCACCATCTTACCAGTGAAGATCCACTTTGCCAACATCACTCATATGTTCACATTGACACGCAGAGCATCTACGTATGCTCAG GTTGGCAGAGTATGTGTGGAAAACTGCCAGAAGTTTGATGGGTTCACTGTCACTTACCGGCTTGAGGTGCCCGATAAGAATGTGTCTGCTGATGTGCAGGCCTGCTACGCAGCTGTAAGCATCACCCAGGCCACAGATGAGATGTGGGGACTGCTCTATGTGAATGACTCAGAGGCACTGCGCAGGCCCGAATGCCAGGATTTGCAGTATCTAGTTGTAGCTCAGGAGCAGAACACACAGCTAGAGGCCAGCACGCAGATCcacatcatacttgatgttgaAG CCAACAAGGCCAGTCAGGGGGACCAGCCATTCCTGTCCTGTGCAGAAAATAGACATCGTGGAAAGTGTGAGTCTGTTCGAGGCCTTGGGGCAACAACAGGGAGATGCCAATGGAGGCAAGGCAATGAGAAAG TTATATCTGAGAATTACTCGACCTGTTCCCCTGACCTAAAGACATGTCCAGATGGTTTTTGTGATGCAATTGAAAGCAAAGATTCATCAATATGCCCACAAGACTGTACAA AGGAAACTGTAATCGGAGGACATGAACGAGGCTTGAGGAACGGAATCCAGGCTGGTTATGGAACCTGCTACTGCTATGCTGAGAGATGCTTCTGTGAGAAGGAAGATGTAGAGG AGACGATATGTGACGACATGTGTAAAACCATCATCGCCACAGCGTTGCTCCTGTCCTTCATCGTTTCAatcatcatgtcatcatattTCATACATCGGTACCACAAGAACTCTCCTAAGCCCCCGATTGCCTCTGCTGAGATGACTTTCCGCCGGCCGGCTCAGGCCTACCCCATTAGCTTCCCTGCAAATAACATACGACGGGGCTCACAGGAATCCATTGAAACAGACACCTTTAAAATACCT GAGGATCCTAAGTGGGAGTTTCCTCGTAAAAACCTTGTACTTGGCAAGACTTTGGGAGAAGGTGAATTTGGAAAAGTTGTCAAAGCAACAGCATTCAGGCTTAAAGGGAAGGCTGGATACACTACTGTGGCTGTGAAAATGCTTAAAG AAAATGCCTCCTACAGTGAGCTGCGTGACCTGCTGTCAGAATTTACTTTACTGAAGCAAGTCAACCATCCCCATGTCATAAAGATGTATGGAGCATGCAGTCAGGACG GCCCATTGTATCTGATTGTGGAGTATGCCAAGTATGGGTCACTGCGCAACTTCCTGCGGGAGAGTCGGAAAGTTGGCCCAAGTTATATGGGCAGGGATGCCAACCGAAACTCCAGCTACCTGGAGAACCCAGACGACAGGGCACTAACCATGGGTGACCTGATCTCCTTTGCATGGCAGATCTCCAGAGGCATGCAATACCTCGCAGAAATGAAG CTTGTCCACAGGGACCTTGCAGCACGAAATGTCCTTGTAGCTGAGGGACGGAAGATGAAGATCTCAGACTTTGGCCTTTCCAGAGACGTGTATGAGGAGGACTCGTATGTTAAGAGGAGCAAG gGCCGTATACCTGTTAAATGGATGGCAATAGAGTCCTTGTTTGATCACATTTACACAACACAAAGTGACGT CTGGTCCTTTGGTGTGCTGTTGTGGGAGATAGTGACCCTTGGAGGAAATCCATACCCAGGTATTGCTCCTGAACGCCTCTTCAACCTGCTCAAGACCGGCTACAGGATGGAGAGACCAGAGAATTGCTCGGAGGAAAT GTATAACCTCATGCTTCGATGCTGGaagcaagaagcagagaagaggCCGACATTCTCAGACATCAGCAAAGAACTGGAAAAGATGATG GATTACCTGGACCTGGCGGCATCCACCCCAGCAGATGCCCTGCTGTACGATGACGCCCTCTCTGAAGAGGACACACCACTTGTGGACTGTAATAACGCCCCCCTCCCTCGAACCCTTCCCTCCACATGGATTGAAAACAAGCTCTATG GCATGTCATACCCGAACTGGCCAGAGAAGAGCCCGGTACCGCTCATCAGACATGATGCCACTAATCCAGTCTTTACAAGATATGCCAATGATAGTGTTTATGCAAACTGGATGGCTTTGCCTTCACCCGCAAAAGCTGTGGACAAGCTTGATAGCTAA
- the ret gene encoding proto-oncogene tyrosine-protein kinase receptor Ret isoform X1, whose protein sequence is MWSSCGFSRGNTVVMVAVVLLLEGATGLYFPQNEYIETVYVGQQAGTPVLQVHAMLDSQSEQPHFYLCWTSPLRRPAYSSWFNLDVNTGILSLNKTLEESDFALLSQKSWSVKKLLLHVMVLRSFTKKSQCINRNSPRIILDFVNATIPQCAQTDMKELCFPHRDTSNPHIMENRFPEALRQLRRLTRLSVCPNYTISYTVESDTPAPFIVNENTTELLVTASLDREESERYRLLLVCTVRTETVITKVETSLDVFVNDEDDNAPFVNGSDSADIIISFNRTKGGSFGTLFVFDKDLTPIYPIDQSHNKYVGTVLNSDPWIKETFDVKGTFSEKKAADGGIRETIHNYQLVLKRNLYVTENHTLQLDYLVNDTTYPGPEGTVLLHFNITILPVKIHFANITHMFTLTRRASTYAQVGRVCVENCQKFDGFTVTYRLEVPDKNVSADVQACYAAVSITQATDEMWGLLYVNDSEALRRPECQDLQYLVVAQEQNTQLEASTQIHIILDVEANKASQGDQPFLSCAENRHRGKCESVRGLGATTGRCQWRQGNEKVISENYSTCSPDLKTCPDGFCDAIESKDSSICPQDCTKETVIGGHERGLRNGIQAGYGTCYCYAERCFCEKEDVEETICDDMCKTIIATALLLSFIVSIIMSSYFIHRYHKNSPKPPIASAEMTFRRPAQAYPISFPANNIRRGSQESIETDTFKIPEDPKWEFPRKNLVLGKTLGEGEFGKVVKATAFRLKGKAGYTTVAVKMLKENASYSELRDLLSEFTLLKQVNHPHVIKMYGACSQDGPLYLIVEYAKYGSLRNFLRESRKVGPSYMGRDANRNSSYLENPDDRALTMGDLISFAWQISRGMQYLAEMKLVHRDLAARNVLVAEGRKMKISDFGLSRDVYEEDSYVKRSKGRIPVKWMAIESLFDHIYTTQSDVWSFGVLLWEIVTLGGNPYPGIAPERLFNLLKTGYRMERPENCSEEMYNLMLRCWKQEAEKRPTFSDISKELEKMMVKSRDYLDLAASTPADALLYDDALSEEDTPLVDCNNAPLPRTLPSTWIENKLYGMSYPNWPEKSPVPLIRHDATNPVFTRYANDSVYANWMALPSPAKAVDKLDS, encoded by the exons GGGCAACTGGGCTGTACTTCCCTCAGAATGAGTATATTGAGACGGTGTATGTTGGCCAGCAGGCAGGGACTCCTGTCCTTCAGGTCCATGCCATGCTGGACAGCCAATCTGAGCAGCCACATTTCTACCTGTGCTGGACAAGCCCTCTCAGACGGCCAGCATACAGCTCCTGGTTCAATCTGGACGTCAACACTGGAATACTATCCTTGAACAAAACCCTAGAGGAGAGTGACTTTGCATTACTAT CTCAAAAGTCATGGTCTGTAAAGAAGCTGTTGCTGCATGTCATGGTGTTACGGAGCTTCACCAAGAAGTCCCAGTGCATCAACAGAAACTCCCCTCGGATCATCCTGGACTTTGTCAACGCCACAATCCCTCAATGTGCTCAGACAGACATGAAGGAACTGTGCTTCCCACATAGAGACACCTCCAACCCACACATCATGGAGAACAGGTTCCCTGAGGCCCTCCGACAACTGAGACGTCTCACCAGGCTCAGCGTCTGCCCAAACTACACCATATCTTACACTGTGGAATCAG ACACCCCAGCTCCCTTTATTGTAAATGAGAACACCACAGAGCTACTGGTGACTGCCTCATTGGACCGGGAAGAGAGTGAACGCTACAGGCTCCTGTTGGTTTGCACAGTCAGGACAGAAACAGTCATCACCAAGGTGGAAACATCACtggatgtttttgtaaatgatgAGGATGATAATGCACCTTTTGTGAATGGATCAGACTCTGCAGATATTATCATCAGCTTTAATCGGACGAAg GGTGGCTCATTCGGGACACTGTTTGTCTTTGACAAGGATTTAACCCCCATCTATCCAATAGACCAGAGTCACAATAAGTATGTAGGGACTGTGCTTAATAGTGATCCATGGATAAAGGAAACATTTGATGTAAAAGGCACCTTTAgtgaaaaaaaagctgctgatgGAGGCATTCGTGAGACCATTCACAACTACC AGCTTGTCCTGAAGAGGAACCTGTACGTGACAGAGAATCACACCCTCCAGCTGGACTATCTGGTCAATGACACCACCTACCCCGGTCCAGAGGGAACAGTGCTGCTTCACTTCAACATCACCATCTTACCAGTGAAGATCCACTTTGCCAACATCACTCATATGTTCACATTGACACGCAGAGCATCTACGTATGCTCAG GTTGGCAGAGTATGTGTGGAAAACTGCCAGAAGTTTGATGGGTTCACTGTCACTTACCGGCTTGAGGTGCCCGATAAGAATGTGTCTGCTGATGTGCAGGCCTGCTACGCAGCTGTAAGCATCACCCAGGCCACAGATGAGATGTGGGGACTGCTCTATGTGAATGACTCAGAGGCACTGCGCAGGCCCGAATGCCAGGATTTGCAGTATCTAGTTGTAGCTCAGGAGCAGAACACACAGCTAGAGGCCAGCACGCAGATCcacatcatacttgatgttgaAG CCAACAAGGCCAGTCAGGGGGACCAGCCATTCCTGTCCTGTGCAGAAAATAGACATCGTGGAAAGTGTGAGTCTGTTCGAGGCCTTGGGGCAACAACAGGGAGATGCCAATGGAGGCAAGGCAATGAGAAAG TTATATCTGAGAATTACTCGACCTGTTCCCCTGACCTAAAGACATGTCCAGATGGTTTTTGTGATGCAATTGAAAGCAAAGATTCATCAATATGCCCACAAGACTGTACAA AGGAAACTGTAATCGGAGGACATGAACGAGGCTTGAGGAACGGAATCCAGGCTGGTTATGGAACCTGCTACTGCTATGCTGAGAGATGCTTCTGTGAGAAGGAAGATGTAGAGG AGACGATATGTGACGACATGTGTAAAACCATCATCGCCACAGCGTTGCTCCTGTCCTTCATCGTTTCAatcatcatgtcatcatattTCATACATCGGTACCACAAGAACTCTCCTAAGCCCCCGATTGCCTCTGCTGAGATGACTTTCCGCCGGCCGGCTCAGGCCTACCCCATTAGCTTCCCTGCAAATAACATACGACGGGGCTCACAGGAATCCATTGAAACAGACACCTTTAAAATACCT GAGGATCCTAAGTGGGAGTTTCCTCGTAAAAACCTTGTACTTGGCAAGACTTTGGGAGAAGGTGAATTTGGAAAAGTTGTCAAAGCAACAGCATTCAGGCTTAAAGGGAAGGCTGGATACACTACTGTGGCTGTGAAAATGCTTAAAG AAAATGCCTCCTACAGTGAGCTGCGTGACCTGCTGTCAGAATTTACTTTACTGAAGCAAGTCAACCATCCCCATGTCATAAAGATGTATGGAGCATGCAGTCAGGACG GCCCATTGTATCTGATTGTGGAGTATGCCAAGTATGGGTCACTGCGCAACTTCCTGCGGGAGAGTCGGAAAGTTGGCCCAAGTTATATGGGCAGGGATGCCAACCGAAACTCCAGCTACCTGGAGAACCCAGACGACAGGGCACTAACCATGGGTGACCTGATCTCCTTTGCATGGCAGATCTCCAGAGGCATGCAATACCTCGCAGAAATGAAG CTTGTCCACAGGGACCTTGCAGCACGAAATGTCCTTGTAGCTGAGGGACGGAAGATGAAGATCTCAGACTTTGGCCTTTCCAGAGACGTGTATGAGGAGGACTCGTATGTTAAGAGGAGCAAG gGCCGTATACCTGTTAAATGGATGGCAATAGAGTCCTTGTTTGATCACATTTACACAACACAAAGTGACGT CTGGTCCTTTGGTGTGCTGTTGTGGGAGATAGTGACCCTTGGAGGAAATCCATACCCAGGTATTGCTCCTGAACGCCTCTTCAACCTGCTCAAGACCGGCTACAGGATGGAGAGACCAGAGAATTGCTCGGAGGAAAT GTATAACCTCATGCTTCGATGCTGGaagcaagaagcagagaagaggCCGACATTCTCAGACATCAGCAAAGAACTGGAAAAGATGATGGTGAAAAGCAGA GATTACCTGGACCTGGCGGCATCCACCCCAGCAGATGCCCTGCTGTACGATGACGCCCTCTCTGAAGAGGACACACCACTTGTGGACTGTAATAACGCCCCCCTCCCTCGAACCCTTCCCTCCACATGGATTGAAAACAAGCTCTATG GCATGTCATACCCGAACTGGCCAGAGAAGAGCCCGGTACCGCTCATCAGACATGATGCCACTAATCCAGTCTTTACAAGATATGCCAATGATAGTGTTTATGCAAACTGGATGGCTTTGCCTTCACCCGCAAAAGCTGTGGACAAGCTTGATAGCTAA